From a region of the Ostrinia nubilalis chromosome 18, ilOstNubi1.1, whole genome shotgun sequence genome:
- the LOC135080407 gene encoding phosphatidylinositol N-acetylglucosaminyltransferase subunit H-like, whose product MMNSNQKMDYENINGVTLSLKVDTPNGATNSRLFTISYKSKPNKSSWPKASLFLAILFNMIAIFYIRISLTAIVVIIVVLSFLVFFWITHSVQSEILLVIPTVGIQSSVKYVYGREDHFVPWSSVDDVIINEVIKMNRVLYFLTVLVKTSNQESESLKLMPLFKYTKPRLAMLEIIYSELQRLLTETHCPEPEKAAGDMG is encoded by the exons ATGATGAATTCTAATCAGAAGATGGATTACGAAAATATAAATGGTGTTACACTGTCATTAAAAGTTGATACTCCTAATGGTGCAACTAATTCCAGGCTATTTACAATTTCATACAAAAGCAAACCTAACAAGTCGTCTTGGCCTAAAGCTTCGTTATTTTtggctattttatttaatatgatTGCGATATTCTATATACGGATAAGTTTAACTGCGATTGTAGTGATAATAGTCGTGCTGTCGTTTTTAGTTTTCTTTTGGATAACCCACAGTGTTCAGTCAG AGATCCTGCTAGTCATACCAACTGTGGGCATACAGAGTTCCGTCAAGTATGTGTATGGGAGAGAAGACCATTTTGTGCCGTGGTCGAGTGTTGACGATGTCATAATAAATGAAGTTATTAAAATG AACCGAGTCCTCTATTTCTTAACCGTCTTGGTAAAAACGAGCAATCAAGAATCAGAATCGTTGAAGCTAATGCCACTATTCAAG TATACAAAACCAAGATTAGCAATGCTGGAGATCATATATTCAGAGCTGCAAAGATTGCTGACAGAAACGCACTGTCCAGAGCCAGAGAAAGCTGCCGGTGACATGGGTTGA
- the LOC135080409 gene encoding cilia- and flagella-associated protein 36: MENHDGNAWVFDSLVGFLHGPVWNVPLQTFIEEKSLPFEPTDNGDVPDRPEYKKVHDEYRNLVDVMLGSFMDDIGITADQFEAACRLSARDLAGLPAHFHRRLFEQIWAANDYEMFVKMMTHKNVELQLQALELIERRFGAMPNLFSSEAEEFDSPRSEESGDWPDNDDVMTEIKKLQLDDLETKDEIVSVPPVEVVAEKKTLLSKLHSFEKNDEKTFIKEESPPVKKPVAIVEPPKPPPKKVEVSEEEIRARQEYLKQQRDKLLALKKQVREKRLGEAETATESGGGEGSFTSVSRPKSARVAHAALAGTPPPPTPDAMQLRRALASKLKTEVVDSNH, translated from the exons ATGGAGAATCACGACGGCAATGCATGGGTTTTCGATTCGCTGGTGGGGTTCCTACACGGACCCGTGTGGAACGTTCCTCTGCAGACGTTCATAGAAGAGAAATCTTTGC CGTTTGAGCCAACTGATAATGGCGATGTACCGGACAGGCCGGAATACAAAAAGGTTCACGATGAATACCGCAATTTA GTGGACGTAATGCTAGGCTCTTTCATGGACGACATTGGCATCACCGCCGACCAATTCGAGGCAGCTTGCCGTCTGTCAGCTCGCGACCTCGCTGGCCTGCCCGCTCACTTCCACCGAAGGCTCTTCGAGCAAATCTGGGCCGCCAATGATTACGAAATGTTCGTCAAGATGATGACTCATAAGAACGTAGAGTTGCAGTTACag GCGCTTGAATTAATTGAGCGACGTTTTGGAGCAATGCCTAATTTGTTTTCATCTGAAGCCGAAGAGTTCGATTCCCCGCGCAGCGAAGAAAGCGGCGACTGGCCGGACAACGACGATGTTATGACTGAGATCAAAAA ACTGCAACTGGACGATTTAGAAACAAAAGACGAGATTGTAAGTGTTCCTCCCGTGGAAGTGGTGGCTGAAAAGAAGACTCTTCTGTCCAAGCTTCATAGCTTTGAGAAGAACGATGAGAAGACTTTCATTAAAGAGGAATCTCCACCAGTCAAGAAGCCTGTTGCTATTGTTGAGCCGCCGAAACCACCACCTAAGAAAGTTGAG GTCAGTGAGGAAGAAATTCGTGCTCGACAGGAATATTTGAAACAACAAAGAGATAAGCTGTTGGCGCTAAAGAAGCAGGTTCGGGAGAAGAGATTGGGCGAGGCGGAGACTGCTACAGAATCTGGag GCGGCGAAGGTTCATTCACCAGTGTGTCTCGGCCAAAGTCCGCGCGAGTTGCGCACGCGGCGTTGGCGGGCACCCCTCCCCCTCCCACCCCGGACGCGATGCAACTGCGGAGAGCGCTCGCCTCCAAACTTAAGACTGAGGTTGTTGACTCCAACCACTAA